A window from Canis aureus isolate CA01 chromosome 23, VMU_Caureus_v.1.0, whole genome shotgun sequence encodes these proteins:
- the TPH1 gene encoding tryptophan 5-hydroxylase 1 isoform X2 has product MIEDNKENKDNSLERGRATLIFSLKNEVGGLIKALKIFQEKHVNLLHIESRKSKRRSSEFEIFVDCDINREQLNDIFHLLKSHTNVLSVNPPDNFTAKEDGMETVPWFPMKISDLDHCANRVLMYGSELDADHPGFKDNVYRKRRKYFADLAMNYKHGDPIPKVEFTEEEIKTWGTVFQELNKLYPTHACREYLKNLPLLSKYCGYREDNIPQLEDVSNFLKERTGFSIRPVAGYLSPRDFLSGLAFRVFHCTQYVRHSSDPLYTPEPDTCHELLGHVPLLAEPSFAQFSQEIGLASLGASEEAVQKLATCYFFTVEFGLCKQDGQLRVFGAGLLSSISELKHSLSGHAKVKPFDPKITCKQECLITTFQDVYFVSESFEDAKEKMREFTKTIKRPFGVKYNPYTRSIQILKDTKSITSAMSELQHDLDVVSDALAKVSRQPSI; this is encoded by the exons ATGATTGAAGAcaataaggaaaacaaagataattCCTTAGAAAGAGGAAGAGCGACTCTCATTTTTTCCTTGAAGAATGAAGTTGGTGGACTTATAAAAGCACTAAAAATCTTCCAG GAGAAGCATGTGAACCTATTACATATTGAGTCCCGAAAATCAAAGAGAAGAAGCTCAGAATTTGAGATTTTTGTTGACTGTGATATCAACAGAGAACAATTGAATGATATTTTTCATCTGTTGAAGTCCCACACTAACGTTCTCTCTGTGAATCCACCAGATAATTTTACTGCGAAGGAAGATG GTATGGAAACTGTTCCTTGGTTTCCAATGAAGATTTCTGACCTGGACCATTGTGCCAACAGAGTTCTGATGTATGGATCTGAACTGGATGCAGATCatcct GGCTTCAAAGACAATGTCTACCGTAAAAGACGAAAGTATTTTGCAGACTTGGCTATGAACTATAAACA tGGAGACCCCATTCCCAAGGTTGAATTCACTGAAGAGGAGATTAAGACCTGGGGAACTGTGTTCCAAGAGCTCAACAAACTTTACCCAACCCATGCCTGCAGAGAGTATCTCAAAAACTTACCTTTGCTTTCTAAATATTGTGGATACCGGGAAGATAACATCCCACAATTGGAAGATGtctcaaactttttaaaag AGCGCACAGGTTTTTCCATCCGTCCCGTGGCTGGTTACTTATCACCAAGAGATTTCTTATCAGGTTTAGCCTTCCGAGTTTTTCACTGTACACAGTACGTGAGACACAGTTCAGACCCTCTCTATACCCCAGAGCC AGATACTTGCCATGAACTCTTAGGTCATGTCCCCCTTTTGGCTGAACCTAGTTTTGCTCAATTCTCCCAAGAAATTGGCCTGGCTTCCCTTGGAGCTTCAGAGGAGGCTGTTCAAAAACTGGCAACG TGCTACTTTTTTACTGTGGAGTTTGGTCTCTGTAAGCAAGACGGGCAGCTGCGAGTCTTTGGTGCTGGGTTACTTTCTTCCATCAGTGAACTTAAA CATTCACTTTCTGGACATGCCAAAGTAAAGCCCTTTGATCCTAAGATTACCTGCAAACAGGAGTGTCTCATCACAACTTTTCAGGATGTCTACTTTGTATCTGAAAGCTTTGAAGATGCAAAGGAGAAGATGAG aGAATTTACCAAAACAATTAAGCGTCCGTTTGGAGTGAAGTATAATCCATATACACGGAGTATTCAGATCTTGAAAGACACCAAGAGCATAACCAGCGCCATGAGTGAGCTGCAGCATGATCTTGATGTTGTCAGTGATGCCCTTGCGAAGGTCAGCAGACAGCCAAGCATCTGA
- the TPH1 gene encoding tryptophan 5-hydroxylase 1 isoform X1, whose translation MIEDNKENKDNSLERGRATLIFSLKNEVGGLIKALKIFQEKHVNLLHIESRKSKRRSSEFEIFVDCDINREQLNDIFHLLKSHTNVLSVNPPDNFTAKEDGMETVPWFPMKISDLDHCANRVLMYGSELDADHPGFKDNVYRKRRKYFADLAMNYKHGDPIPKVEFTEEEIKTWGTVFQELNKLYPTHACREYLKNLPLLSKYCGYREDNIPQLEDVSNFLKERTGFSIRPVAGYLSPRDFLSGLAFRVFHCTQYVRHSSDPLYTPEPDTCHELLGHVPLLAEPSFAQFSQEIGLASLGASEEAVQKLATCYFFTVEFGLCKQDGQLRVFGAGLLSSISELKHSLSGHAKVKPFDPKITCKQECLITTFQDVYFVSESFEDAKEKMRDFLLLGELGKAQSQIIIPAGFPLAQMTPLCTLEEEVPFWVDQVDCKLLFSPFSGIVVLSCVPRGPEHTCSLNGSFKC comes from the exons ATGATTGAAGAcaataaggaaaacaaagataattCCTTAGAAAGAGGAAGAGCGACTCTCATTTTTTCCTTGAAGAATGAAGTTGGTGGACTTATAAAAGCACTAAAAATCTTCCAG GAGAAGCATGTGAACCTATTACATATTGAGTCCCGAAAATCAAAGAGAAGAAGCTCAGAATTTGAGATTTTTGTTGACTGTGATATCAACAGAGAACAATTGAATGATATTTTTCATCTGTTGAAGTCCCACACTAACGTTCTCTCTGTGAATCCACCAGATAATTTTACTGCGAAGGAAGATG GTATGGAAACTGTTCCTTGGTTTCCAATGAAGATTTCTGACCTGGACCATTGTGCCAACAGAGTTCTGATGTATGGATCTGAACTGGATGCAGATCatcct GGCTTCAAAGACAATGTCTACCGTAAAAGACGAAAGTATTTTGCAGACTTGGCTATGAACTATAAACA tGGAGACCCCATTCCCAAGGTTGAATTCACTGAAGAGGAGATTAAGACCTGGGGAACTGTGTTCCAAGAGCTCAACAAACTTTACCCAACCCATGCCTGCAGAGAGTATCTCAAAAACTTACCTTTGCTTTCTAAATATTGTGGATACCGGGAAGATAACATCCCACAATTGGAAGATGtctcaaactttttaaaag AGCGCACAGGTTTTTCCATCCGTCCCGTGGCTGGTTACTTATCACCAAGAGATTTCTTATCAGGTTTAGCCTTCCGAGTTTTTCACTGTACACAGTACGTGAGACACAGTTCAGACCCTCTCTATACCCCAGAGCC AGATACTTGCCATGAACTCTTAGGTCATGTCCCCCTTTTGGCTGAACCTAGTTTTGCTCAATTCTCCCAAGAAATTGGCCTGGCTTCCCTTGGAGCTTCAGAGGAGGCTGTTCAAAAACTGGCAACG TGCTACTTTTTTACTGTGGAGTTTGGTCTCTGTAAGCAAGACGGGCAGCTGCGAGTCTTTGGTGCTGGGTTACTTTCTTCCATCAGTGAACTTAAA CATTCACTTTCTGGACATGCCAAAGTAAAGCCCTTTGATCCTAAGATTACCTGCAAACAGGAGTGTCTCATCACAACTTTTCAGGATGTCTACTTTGTATCTGAAAGCTTTGAAGATGCAAAGGAGAAGATGAG GGATTTTCTGTTACTTGGGGAGCTAGGCAAGGCACAGAGCCAAATAATAATACCAGCAGGGTTTCCTCTAGCCCAGATGACCCCTTTGTGCACACTTGAAGAAGAGGTTCCCTTCTGGGTAGACCAGGTGGATTGCAAGCTGCTTTTCAGTCCTTTCTCAGGTATAGTTGTCCTCAGCTGTGTTCCTAGGGGTCCTGAACACACCTGTTCTCTAAATGGGAGTTTCAAATGTTGA